Proteins encoded within one genomic window of Oncorhynchus tshawytscha isolate Ot180627B linkage group LG02, Otsh_v2.0, whole genome shotgun sequence:
- the LOC112244877 gene encoding protein phosphatase 1 regulatory subunit 15B: MFRNMNRGEYFSGVQTPPSTAAGHAVASLRQPNQNSSLMGMFSGISRPALSFLQNYLPGRPRNPALADSVSGWVSWDFKQNFVEAESAFLGQLDDILPGTRHHAHHLPYLQYQHGLPASGYSSMNWLTADSLSELGIRNAPEMDLHLRQTPVGYLATGFLGKVLLNAASSQEMKHAKQGQVLGGDSFSSDAVTARAKSSTDGKWWGGLWGTDDSAQGLLSNLSSSRERTVENNHNRNVHCRQPECGTKAAVTMPTELFVQCNGGERTGPFCHKEEPTDNGSLQMATRTESLPLDHRETVCFRSHIVSVVAVTAFSELSVLTPDQDNGYSSLEEEHSTSRLYMLRLPCEELQGITERKETDTPTQGSSGKREPEGELGETAFTGGMEGEVEDSDVTDSEEEEMASATPPSAPRCSNKAIAYIMGSPCSDDSQSDDSLSEDDDGFDSDSSSQFSDSDVLDEDEEDASDSERPDSETERLWNSLCQSNDPYNPQNFTAPLLTSPRTILSTSTATAACSLQASPPEQPPSPFSSSSSPAEEFSSGDESSSGEVDEAESLRLWNSFSSSSDPYSPFNFRVPLRTREPTGAKAGTGARCKRSSKTTPCSPHHEQGQSHSPPQYKTEAAEERLDSGFSEILSVPEITTMGCVTVKKVCFCDTVEEFYASEDDEDRCGPWEELARDRARFLRRVQDVEDGIGYVLSTTFRVAVYQRLQHYN, from the exons ATGTTTAGGAACATGAATCGCGGGGAATACTTTTCTGGGGTGCAGACACCTCCATCCACTGCCGCCGGGCATGCAGTGGCCTCTCTCCGGCAACCAAACCAGAACAGCTCGTTGATGGGCATGTTCTCCGGGATTTCTAGGCCTGCCCTGTCATTTCTGCAAAATTATTTACCAGGGCGCCCTCGGAATCCTGCCCTGGCCGACAGTGTGTCAGGGTGGGTCAGTTGGGATTTCAAGCAGAACTTTGTAGAGGCAGAAAGTGCGTTTTTAGGACAACTGGATGACATATTGCCTGGAACTCGGCACCATGCACACCACCTACCATACCTGCAATACCAGCATGGGCTACCAGCGTCAGGTTATAGTAGTATGAATTGGTTGACAGCAGATTCTCTTAGCGAGTTAGGGATTCGAAATGCTCCTGAAATGGACTTACATTTAAGGCAAACTCCGGTAGGATACCTCGCAACCGGTTTTCTCGGTAAAGTTTTGTTGAACGCAGCGTCGTCTCAGGAAATGAAACACGCCAAGCAAGGGCAAGTCCTTGGCGGGGATAGTTTTTCATCAGACGCGGTGACAGCCAGGGCAAAGAGTAGTACCGATGGTAAATGGTGGGGCGGGCTTTGGGGAACCGATGACAGTGCTCAAGGGTTGCTGTCAAATTTGTCGTCGAGCAGAGAGAGGACTGTGGAAAACAATCACAACCGCAACGTCCATTGTCGTCAACCAGAGTGTGGCACAAAGGCCGCTGTTACCATGCCAACAGAGCTGTTTGTACAGTGCAATGGTGGCGAAAGGACTGGACCCTTCTGCCACAAAGAGGAGCCAACGGACAATGGAAGccttcaaatggccacccggacagAATCTCTCCCCTTAGATCACCGGGAAACAGTCTGTTTCAGAAGTCATATTGTCAGTGTTGTAGCTGTCACTGCCTTCAGTGAGTTGTCCGTTCTCACCCCTGACCAGGATAATGGCTATTCCAGTCTGGAAGAAGAACACTCTACCTCcagactgtacatgttgaggctTCCCTGTGAAGAGCTACAGGGGatcacagagagaaaagagacagacacaccaacacaggGGAGCTCTGGTAAGAGGGAGCCGGAGGGAGAATTGGGTGAGACGGCCTTCacaggagggatggaaggggaggTTGAGGACTCGGACGTCACAGACTCTGAGGAAGAGGAAATGGCGTCCGCTACGCCCCCCTCCGCACCTCGGTGCAGTAACAAGGCTATCGCCTACATCATGGGCAGCCCCTGCAGTGATGACAGCCAATCAGATGACTCGCTCAGCGAGGATGACGATGGTTTTGACAGTGACAGCTCGTCACAATTCTCAGATTCCGATGTGCTagatgaagatgaggaggatgCATCCGATTCCGAGCGGCCAGACTCAGAAACGGAGAGACTGTGGAACTCACTGTGCCAAAGCAATGATCCCTATAACCCCCAAAACTTTACTGCCCCcctcctcaccagccctagaACCATCCTGTCCACCTCTACAGCCACAGCAGCCTGCTCCCTTCAAGCCTCACCTCCAGAGcaacccccctctcccttctcctcttcctcctctcctgcggaGGAGTTTAGCTCTGGGGATGAGTCCAGCAGCGGTGAGGTGGATGAGGCTGAGAGCCTGAGGCTGTGGAACTCCTTCAGCTCCTCCTCAGACCCCTACAGCCCTTTCAACTTCCGGGTCCCGCTCAGGACTAGAGAGCCGACAGGGGCTAAAGCAGGGACAGGGGCGCGCTGTAAGAGGAGCAGCAAGACAACCCCATGCTCCCCCCATCATGAACAGGGACAGAGCCACTCGCCTCCCCAGTACAAGACAGAGGCAGCAGAGGAGAGGCTAGACAGTGGCTTCTCAGAGATCCTCTCCGTCCCAGAGATCACCACCATGGGCTGTGTCACAGTAAAAAAG GTGTGTTTCTGTGACACGGTGGAGGAGTTCTACGCCAGCGAGGACGACGAGGACCGGTGCGGGCCGTGGGAGGAGCTAGCCAGAGACCGCGCTCGTTTCCTCCGGCGCGTTCAGGATGTGGAGGACGGCATCGGCTACGTCCTCAGCACTACCTTCCGCGTAGCCGTCTACCAGAGACTACAGCACTACAACTGA